The Symphalangus syndactylus isolate Jambi chromosome 3, NHGRI_mSymSyn1-v2.1_pri, whole genome shotgun sequence genome has a segment encoding these proteins:
- the OR1N1 gene encoding olfactory receptor 1N1 — protein MENQSSVSEFFLRGISASPEQQQSLFGIFLCMYLVTLTGNLLIILATGSDLHLHTPMYFFLANLSFVDMGLTSSTVTKMLVNIQTRHHTISYTGCLTQMYFFLMFGDLDSFFLAAMAYDRYVAICRPLCYSTVMSPQVCALMLALCWVLTSIVALTHTFLMARLSFCVTGEIAHFFCDITPVLKLSCSDTHINEMMVFVLGGTVLTVPFLCIVTSYIHIVPAILRVRTHGGAGKAFSTCSSHLCVVCVFYGTLLSAYLCPPSIASEEKDIAAAAMYTIVTPMLNPFIYSLRNKDMKGALKRLFSHRRIVSS, from the coding sequence ATGGAAAACCAATCCAGCGTTTCTGAATTTTTCCTCCGAGGAATATCGGCGTCTCCAGAGCAACAGCAGTCCCTCTTCGGAATTTTCTTGTGTATGTATCTTGTCACCTTGACtgggaacctgctcatcatcctggccacTGGCTCTGACCtgcacctccacacccccatgtacttttTCTTGGCCAACCTGTCTTTTGTTGACATGGGTTTAACGTCCTCCACAGTTACCAAGATGCTGGTGAATATACAGACTCGGCATCACACCATCTCCTATACGGGTTGCCTCAcgcaaatgtatttctttctgaTGTTTGGTGATCTAGACAGCTTCTTCCTGGCTGCCATGGCGTATGACCGCTATGTGGCCATTTGCCGCCCCCTCTGCTACTCCACAGTCATGAGCCCCCAAGTCTGTGCCCTAATGCTTGCATTGTGCTGGGTCCTCACCAGTATCGTTGCCCTGACTCACACGTTCCTCATGGCTCGGTTGTCCTTCTGTGTGACTGGGGAAATTGCTCACTTTTTCTGTGACATCACTCCTGTCCTGAAGCTGTCATGTTCTGACACCCACATCAATGAGATGATGGTTTTTGTCTTGGGAGGCACCGTACTCACCGTCCCCTTTTTATGCATTGTCACCTCCTACATCCACATTGTGCCTGCTATCCTGAGGGTCCGAACCCATGGTGGGGCGGGCAAGGCCTTTTCCACCTGCAGTTCCCACCTCTGCGTTGTTTGTGTGTTCTATGGGACCCTCTTGAGTGCCTACCTGTGTCCTCCCTCCATTGCCTCTGAAGAGAAGGACATTGCAGCAGCTGCAATGTACACCATAGTGACTCCCATGTTGAACCCCTTTATCTATAGCCTAAGGAACAAGGACATGAAGGGGGCCCTAAAAAGGCTCTTCAGTCACAGGAGAATTGTTTCCTCTTAG
- the LOC129478292 gene encoding LOW QUALITY PROTEIN: olfactory receptor 1J4-like (The sequence of the model RefSeq protein was modified relative to this genomic sequence to represent the inferred CDS: inserted 1 base in 1 codon; deleted 1 base in 1 codon) gives MSPENQSSVSEFLLLGLPIRXEQQAAFLALLLGMHLTTVLGNLLIILLIRLDSHLHTPMYFFLSHLALTDISFSSVTVPKMLKDMQTKYKSILYEECISQMYFFTFFTDLDSFLITSMAYDRYVAICHPLHYTVMREELCVFLVAVSWILSCASSLSHTLLLTRLFLMKSENQSSVSEFLLLGLPIWPEQQAVFFTMFLGMYLTTVLGNLLIILLIRLDSCLHTPMYFFLSHLALTDISFSSVTVPKMLISMQTQDQSIPYAGCVAQMYFFIFFTVLDNFLLTSMAYDRYMAICHPLRYTTIMKEELCTFLVAVSWVLSCTNALSHTFLLAQLSFCADNTIPHFFCDLAALLKLSCSDISLNELVIFTVGLAVITLPLICILISYGHIGVTVLKASSSKGIFKALSTCGSHLSVVSLYYGTIIGLYFLPSSSTSSDKDIIASVMYTVVTPLLNPFIYSLRNRDIKGALKRLFNRATVLSQ, from the exons ATGAGCCCTGAGAACCAGAGCAGCGTGTCCGAGTtcctcctcctgggcctccccatCC CAGAGCAGCAGGCCGCATTCTTGGCCCTGTTGCTGGGCATGCACCTGACCACGGtgctggggaacctgctcatcatcctgcTTATCCGGCTGGACTCTCACCttcacacccccatgtacttcttcctcagCCACTTGGCTCTCACTGACATCTCCTTTTCATCTGTCACTGTCCCTAAGATGCTGAAGGACATGCAGACTAAGTACAAATCGATCCTCTATGAGGAATGCATTTCTCAGatgtatttttttacattttttactgaCCTGGACAGCTTCCTTATTACATCAATGGCATATGACCGATATGTTGCCATATGTCACCCTCTCCACTACACTGTCATGAGGGAAGAGCTCTGTGTCTTCTTAGTGGCTGTATCTTGGATTCTGTCTTGTGCCAGCTCCCTCTCTCACACCCTTCTCCTGACCCGGCTCTTTCT CATGAAGAGTGAGAACCAGAGCAGCGTGTCTGAGTtcctcctcctgggcctccccatCTGGCCAGAGCAGCAGGCTGTGTTCTTCACCATGTTCCTGGGCATGTACCTGACCACGGtgctggggaacctgctcatcatcctgcTTATCCGGCTGGACTCTtgcctccacacccccatgtacttcttcctcagCCACTTGGCTCTCACTGACATCTCCTTTTCATCTGTCACTGTCCCAAAGATGTTAATAAGCATGCAAACTCAGGATCAATCCATTCCTTATGCAGGGTGTGTGGCTcagatgtat tttttcatatttttcactgTTTTGGACAATTTCCTTCTCACCTCAATGGCATACGATCGGTACATGGCCATCTGTCACCCCCTCCGCTACACCACTATCATGAAAGAGGAACTGTGTACCTTCTTAGTAGCTGTGTCCTGGGTACTCTCCTGTACCAATGCCCTGTCTCACACTTTTCTCCTGGCCCAGCTGTCCTTTTGTGCTGACAACACCATCCCCCATTTCTTCTGTGACCTTGCTGCCCTACTCAAGCTCTCATGCTCAGATATCTCCCTCAATGAGCTGGTCATTTTCACAGTGGGACTGGCAGTCATTACTCTACCACTAATATGCATCTTGATCTCTTATGGCCACATTGGGGTCACCGTCCTGAAGGCTTCATCTTCCAAGGGGATCTTCAAAGCCTTGTCCACCTGTGGTTCCCACCTCTCTGTGGTGTCTCTGTATTATGGCACAATTATTGGACTGTATTTTCTCCCGTCATCCAGCACCTCCAGTGACAAGGACATAATTGCCTCTGTGATGTACACAGTGGTCACCCCATTGCTGAATCCCTTCATTTATAGCCTAAGGAACAGAGACATAAAGGGAGCCCTGAAGAGACTCTTCAACAGGGCAACAGTCTTATCTCAGTGA